The window AACACCAAAGAGAGAAAAAGTAACTGAATCTTGAATTCATCTTATTAAATAATAGACACAAGTCTAGTTTATATAGAAAAGTACAATTGGAATGTTCTAGATCACTAGATAATAACAAACAGCAGTAACAAACTTTTACCTACtcctttttattctatttttattcCTTTTTGATTCTGTTTTTATTCCTCTTTGACAGCTGTCTTTAATAGCCACCCCTAAAGCTTAATCACTTCTTCTACTCTTCAGTATCCTCCCCTCAAGATGAAGCACACTGAACAATCTTCATCTTGTTTAAGAATCCCACCATCTGTGGTCCTGTTAGAGCTTTAGTGAGCATGAAGTCATATAAGGAGTCTTGATAAACCCCTGTTCCAGGTGTTCTCGCACTATGTGGCAATCAATGTCCACATGTTTCATCTTTTCATGAAACACAGGATTGGCTGCAATGTGAATTGCTGCCTGATTGTCACATCTTAATGAAATAGGAAGTTCTGGCTCTATGTTGAATTCCTTCAACAGAAAAGATAGCCATTTAAGCTCACATGATGCTGTTGCCATTGCTCGATATTCAGCTTCGGCTGAACTTCTACTAACAGTCCCTTGCTTCTTCGACTTCCAAGAGACTAAGCAATTTCCCATAAAAACGCAGTATCCAGTGACAGACTTCCTTGTAATCTTGCATCTCCCCCAATCAGAATCACAAAAACCTTCCATGATACTTAAGTTTGATTGAGAGTCATAATAGATCCCCACTGAACTAGTGCCTTTTAAGTATCTTACTACATATAGGGCAGCCTCCATCTGCAACACTGTTGGTTTACTCATATACTAACTCAATTGTTGAGTCACAACAAAAGCAATGTCAGGCCTAGTGAAGCCAAGATAGAGTAATTTGCCAACAAGTTTCATGTATCTTTCTGGTTTATCATAATTTGTCCCTGCTACATCCAATTTAAGTCCTGCAGGAAACGGACTTGTGGTGATTGTAGCTTGATCCAAACCTGCCTCCTTCACTAAATCTTTGATGTACTTGGACTGTGTTATCATTAATCCCCGACTTGATCTGGCCAGTTCTATTCCTAAGAAGTATTTAGCTTCTCCCAAGTTCTTGATTGTGAAACTTTTGTCAAGTGCTGACTTAACTTCCTCAATCATAGTCATAGAGGTGCCTGTGATGAGtacatcatcaacataaactATTAGCGCCAAAAACTCACCTCCTGCTTTCTTAGTGAAGAGGCAATAATCATGTATAGACTTAGTAAAGCCTAATTGTAGCAGCTGCTCAGTGAAGACCTTGTTCCATTGTCTTCCTGCTTGCTTTAGTCCATATAAGGACTTCTTCAATCAGCAAACCATGCCTTGTTGAGCCTTTGAATATCCTACAGGTGGATCCATGTAGAGTTCTTCTTCAATGGTGCCATGCAAATATGCATTGTTGATGTCTATTTGCTGAATTGGCCATTGATTAGTGATAGCAATTGCTAAAAAAATTCTAACAGTAGTAACCTTAGTTACAGGTGAAAAACTATCATGATAATCTACTCCATACTCTTGGTCATATCCTCTTGCTACCAGGCGTGCCTTGTACCTAGTTACACTGCCATCTGCAGctcttttaattttaaacaaCCACTTTGAAGTGATTGACTTCTTACCAGGAGGCAGAGGTACCAAATCCCAAGTTTGGTTTGTCTCCAAAGCTGTAATCTCCTGTTGCATGGCTTCTTCCCATTCGAGGACCCCTTTGGCTTCTTTGTAGCTTCTAGGTTCCTTTTGTTCATCTAACTTAGTGAGAAATGCTGTGTGAGCAGGTGTATATTTAAAAACTGCCTCATTTACTGAGGCTTGGTTGACTATGAAATCCTCCATCCAACCAGGCTTCTTAACATGTCTAGTAGGTCTTCTATCACCCCTGGTCACTGTGATATCAAATTGTTCTGAATCAATTGGGACATGTGTTGTTGAAATTTCAGAGGTTCTTGGTTCAGGTGAGTGAGACACATGTTCTTGACTTTCAATATCTGCAATTGATGGTGCATACATTGATAGTGGAGTCTGCAGTGTATTCTGAGATGGAGATGCATCTTGGAGAGATAAATCTTCAATTTGATCAGGTAGCTCCTCACTTGGTAGTGGTATTACACCTTTTTGAGAATTTCCTGCATCACAAGAACTAGTTAAAATGTTATGAGCATAAGGAAAAATGTGCTCTTGGAATTGTACATCTCTCGATACACACAGTTTATGTGTATCTAGTCTGTACACCTTCCAACCTTTCTGACCTGCTGATCCTCCCAGATAAATGCTTCTTATTGCTCTATCAGCAAATTTGCTCTTTTGTGGATCAGTGTTCATAACATAGCTTTGGCAGCCAAATGTTCTAAGATCTCCGTATGCAGGTTGTCTGTTATATAGTTTTTCATAAGGTGATTTCCATTTCAGGACCTTAGTGGGatagatgttgagcaacattgCTGCATGTAGCATGGCTTCTCCCCAGAATTTAGTAGGAAGGTTTCCTTGTTTTAGAAGAGCTCTAGCAACATTAACCAGACTCCTATGTCTTCTCTCCACAACCCCATTCTGCTGAGGGGTATAAACACAAGATCTTTGATGCAATATGCCAAAAATTTTTAGCACTTGCTGAGTACTGTGACTTAGAAATTCCGAACCATGATCTGTTCTTACAGATTTTATGGTCGCTTGAAATTGTGTCTGTACAAGTCTGATAAAATCCTGCAGTAGTTGTGTCACTTGATGCTTATGTTTAAACAGTACAATCCAGATAACTCGAGTGAAATCATCTACAATTGTGAGCATATATCCATCCCCTGTCATGGAGCACTGTCTATATGGCCCCCAACAGTCCATGTGAACTAATTCAAAGGCTTGCTTTGTTTTAATTTCACTATGTTGAAATGGTTTCCTGTTGTATTTAGCTCGAATACAAACATCACATTCATTGAAAATCTCAGAGTACACATTTGGTAATTGAAACAAATGTTTAAACTTCTCCTTAGAAATATGGCCTAATCTCTTGTGCCACAATTCTATACTCAAACTGTCTTTCTCAGTTACAGCACACACTACATTATTAGCAATAGCCTCTTCTATTACATTTTTATCAAAAGAACCTTGACTGAGATAGTATAGTCCTTCATGCATCCTGCCCATAGCTAAAGCCTTAGAACATGCCTGGTCCTGCAAAATGCAGTACTTAGACCAAAATTTCACTGACATTTGTTGATCTTGAAGCAATTTGCTCACAGATAATAAATGGTACTTGAAATTAGGGATATAAAGCACATTCATCAAATTAAGACCCTCTTTAAATGACACAGTGCCTTGATATGCTACCAATTGTGCTTCTCTAGTTGGCAAGAATACTCTTTTCGGAATCTGCAACTTTTTTACATTCTTCAGTAATCTCAAATCATATGTCATATGTGTAGTGGCTCCGGAGTCAATTATCCATGCATTGTTAACATTAAGATCATCATGAGTGTGGGATAGACTCATACCTGAGCATGCACCAACAAAAGCAGAAAATTCTTGATGAGAATTATCTTGTGGAGCTTTGCCTCGCATGATTCTTTGAACTTCTTGCTGTATCATCAGCTTCACTGCATCAGTTTTGTACCCTTCAATTTCCAAGTCTGAGTCCTCTTCAATTGGATTTTGCTGCTCATTCATCATATTTGCTTGATGTTTGGCTGGTCCTTCAATTCTTTTTCCTTTGAACCAGTCTGGATACCCCTTAATTCTGAAGCACTCATTTCTTTCATGACCCCCTTTTCTACAATATGAGCACCATTTCTCCTCCTTAGACTTGCCTGATGCAGAATTTTTAGATCCCCCTGCATTACCTCCTGAACCACCAGAATTGCTTGAACCACCAGAATTGCTTGAATTACTTGTATTTCCTCCTCCTATATTTCCTGCATATCCTTGCCTTTTGAAATTGTTAGCATTATTGCCTCTATTTCCAAAATTTCTACTGTTTCCCCCAAAAGACATATTTACAAAGTCTGTGACAGTCTCAGTATCATTGCTTCTTTGATCTTCGATTGTTAGAAGCATTGAGAATGCTTTGCCAACAGATGGAAGAGGATCCATGATGAGAATTTGGTTTCTCACATGGTTAAACTCAGCATTGAGCCCTGATAAAAACTGCATCAATTGCTCTTCTTCCTTTTGTTCTAGAGCCAATTTTCTAGATTCTTCACACTTACAGGTCTTAGTTGGCTTAATAACATCATATTCATCCCACATTCTTTTAATCTTGTTAAAAAACTCAACCAGACTCATAGTTCCCTGTGATATACCTGCAATTTCTCTCCTCAATCTAAAAACCAAAGGACCATTACTCTTCTCATATCGTAATGCTATTTCATTCCACAATTTTCTTGAAGAAGTAGCATGTAGAAAAACTTCAGCTAAATCCTTAGATAAAGCATTTAATATCCATGAAAACACTAAATCATCAATTTGTTTCCATTTTAGATATGCTTCTGAGTCTTTATCCTGAGGTTCATCATTTTTCAGTATAAAATCAGTTTTCTTCTTAGCATTTAACGCTAACATCATCGATCGTTTCCAAGATATGTAGTTACTTccattcaatacagaacttaCTAACACTAATCCTGGATTATCATTGTGATTATTCACATTACTGGACTCCATACCTGCTTCTGGAAAATTAGGTCGATTCTCTGAAATTTGATTTTCGAACACGTTCAGATCCTTGCTTGATCCTTGATCTGTACTTTCTGCAGAATTTGGATCGAAACTTTCtactggttcttcttcttcttcgcttGCACCTTGATCGCTTACAACTTGTGCATATGATTTCAAGCTTTTTTTCATCTCTGGACTGGAATCGATTCAGAATCTCTTGCATCGATGGATCTCCAtgaatgctctgataccatattaacAACACCAAAGAGAGAAAAAGTAACTGAATCTTGAATTCATCTTATTGAATAATAGACACAAGTCTAGTTTATATAGAAAAGTACAATTGGAATGTTCTAGATCACTAGATAATAACAAACAGCAGTAACAAACTTTTACCTACtcctttttattctatttttattccttttttattctgtttttattCCTCTTTGACAGCTGTCTTTGATAGTAATAAATTCTTGTGTGCTCCGTTAATAGTTCTGTTATCTCAAAAATGATATCCAAATTAGCAAATCAGGCATGGCTGAAGCTGAATTTTCAAGTTTCCACTCTAGTGTGAAGCGTGGTGATATTTTTGGTCTCACTGGATTTCCAGGTTGGAGATTTTAAGTAGTTGTTTATTTGATGTTATGCTCGTTTCATatattttcttctattttctgatttttattAGAGAACTAGATAGTGTCCGGTTTTGgctgtatatatttttttaacctttttcgCCACTTAGTATATCTGTATTTAGCATGTAGTTGATGGACCTATAGGAGTAAAACTTCAAGTGTGAAGGACAAGTTCATTGATGCTGAGTGACTGAGGTGAAATGATTGAGATTTTTCCATGGCCCATTTGTATGGCAATGGTGATGATGGTGTAGAAAGAACATAGAAATCCTATTATTTTCTTAATACTAGAATTGGCTGGATAGATTGGTTTAGGAAAAGTATTATGTTTTACCAATGCTTATATTTAATACATCTATTAGAAGACAGTCAACTTCTCCATTAAAGTAAACCCTGAAGATCTTGTATGCTTTTTCGGGGTTGCGAGTTAGTAGAAGAAAGAGATATTGCTACATCTTTGAAGAAGTAAAAATTGTTTGGCATGGCTCTATAGAACTGATAAAAACTGTATACCATCACTACACCATAGAACGCCTATTGTAACGATGTATTTTCGTTACGTTCTACATCCAAAATTGTTGCATTTCGGCCAAAATTGGGCTAAAGCAACGATTTTGGTCAATATATTTTCATTGGTTAATTCAGGGTTGCCTTTACACTCTAAGGCAACGAAAATGTTCTTTAATGCAACAGCGAAGATATCGTTGCTTTTGTTTTAGTTAATGCAACGGTCAAAGGATATAAATAAAAGGCAACGAAACATGAACCCAAAAGCAGCGATTTTACATTTATTGATCGTTGCCTTAAGTAATTATTAGGCAACATTATTTCATACTTAAAGCAACGGTTTAATCGCAAAGGCAACATTATTTTACGTCCAAATGCAATGATATTTTATAGTTAAGGCAACGGTTTTTTAAAAGTAGCAACACCTTTTGTTATACTAATGCAACCACTTTATTTGGCAAAGGCAACAATTATTGTTCTAAATCAACGGCTTTTTGTTAGCAAAAGCAACATAGTTTTATAAAATAGGCAATGACTTTTAATCATCAGCAACAATTTTAGTTTACTAATGCAACAATGTTAAAACAGAAGGCAACAAAGCGGCCATAATATTTATAATCTAAAAGGAAATGTCTATTTAAATATCCACAAGCAACAAAATCCAAAAGTACCTAAATATCAACATCCGACAGTACCTAAATAATAAAATCCCGAATCCTAAAGTATCATCATAACCATAAATAAATCAGTCTTCTCGTTCATTCGAATGAACTGTAGAGAAAACACCATCCAGATTTAGATTAAGTGATGGGTTCATAAGGCTCAACTTTTGACAAGAAATTCAAGATGAGCTAATAGTCCATTCTTCACTTCTTCGTCTCTGATTTCCTCTCTGTTTTCCAATTTGAATTGCTCCATTACATCTTCAGACATCGGGCTCTTACTCGTAGCAGCAGAAGGTTCGGCGATCCTATAACATTTTGTTTTCTTCATGGGCCCTATCTACCAACTAGCCATACACGACCATGAGATTATGAGCCTCCGAGTATTTCATCAATCTCTTCAATATTTTCCCTGCTGATAACAACTCTTCAATCGTCGATTGTAGaattaaaacatgaaaacaaaCAGAAGACAACCAAATAAACAAAAtgcaaactgaattaaaattaaaactgaCAAATAACATATTATAATGTAATTAGAGAATCATATGATTCATAAGATAATAAAACATATTACGGGCACAAGAAAAGAGACAATAATATCAAACAAGATCTTAAAGAGTTGGATCAAGCAAACGGAGACTCGTCTTGAGCAGAAGTATATTTAGATCATGAGAATTAACATATGACATCTGTAACATCTGCAATTTTAAAAtgtaaatagtgaaaaattaTCCTTAAAGAGTCTGAACCACGGACAACTATGGAAAATCTTAAAGAGTTGGATCAAGTAAACGTGAGACTCGTCCTAAGCAGaatcacaaaaaaataagacaataaatctaataaatgtGTCTTCTATATCTTTAAGAAACTTAGCTATATTCCATTTTAGGTAATCAATGTCCATAAGAAAGAAAAAGACTAGAACCTAATATTTAACGTTATTAAGGAAACTCTTAACCTCTATTTCACATTGGTGCATATCTTGAGATGAACATTCAAGGCAAAATAGAGACATTTCAATTTAAACTCAGTATAATCTGATCAACACAGCTAGAGTAGATACGAGCATGATGAATGCATAATGACGATGACTAATCATAAACTAAAGTCAAtatgtatataattatattttaccAATAACAAACATGAGATGCACTTATGTGCCTTCTATGTCTTTAAGAAACTTAAAGACTGAAATTGTATTTTCAACTTTATAATCCACATCAGTTTGTAATGAGATGTAGTAGTAAATAATAATGGCATATACTTAATGAATGGTAGGTTTGCTTCGTGGAAagatgaaattttttattagtaaataaTAGTTGTATCTACTTAATAGTCATTACTCCTTCAACATAACCAAAACAATTAAACAATCTAACTCTACACATTAACATTAATTGAAAATTTGAGAACCCACTTTACATTTCATCGtgatagaattttaattaaaggaaTGTCATAATTCCTTCTTAGAAGCTACTAGCAAATTATGATAATTGACACGTCATGAACAGGATAATGCCACCACTAAATAGATACAACCCCCCATAATTGACACAACATGAATATGATAATTTCCACCGttaaatcgacactaacccgataATAGATACGACATGAACGCGATGTAAACCCAATAATTTCCACCGCTAAATTGGGCCCCTCAGTCCGTATTATAGTGTTTTATTATAACTAAATACAAGTAAAAGCTCAACCAATCACTAATATTTTGGATGATACTGGTAGAAAAATAATGTGTTATACAGTTTTAGTTTAATAATACATATCGAAGACTAACTATTAACCAGTACATTTTTTGGTTTAATGTTTTAGAAAGGAATTGCTTCTAATTAACTGTATCTTGGAATTAGAAGATCGATAAAGACTCGTTAGTGGACACCTAAGTAGGACCATCCAATG of the Euphorbia lathyris chromosome 7, ddEupLath1.1, whole genome shotgun sequence genome contains:
- the LOC136201384 gene encoding uncharacterized protein, which translates into the protein MKKSLKSYAQVVSDQGASEEEEEPVESFDPNSAESTDQGSSKDLNVFENQISENRPNFPEAGMESSNVNNHNDNPGLVLVSSVLNGSNYISWKRSMMLALNAKKKTDFILKNDEPQDKDSEAYLKWKQIDDLVFSWILNALSKDLAEVFLHATSSRKLWNEIALRYEKSNGPLVFRLRREIAGISQGTMSLVEFFNKIKRMWDEYDVIKPTKTCKCEESRKLALEQKEEEQLMQFLSGLNAEFNHVRNQILIMDPLPSVGKAFSMLLTIEDQRSNDTETVTDFVNMSFGGNSRNFGNRGNNANNFKRQGYAGNIGGGNTSNSSNSGGSSNSGGSGGNAGGSKNSASGKSKEEKWCSYCRKGGHERNECFRIKGYPDWFKGKRIEGPAKHQANMMNEQQNPIEEDSDLEIEGYKTDAVKLMIQQEVQRIMRGKAPQDNSHQEFSAFVGACSGPGMF